caaaaatatttaaaataattattgattctcgatccaaatataaaaacaaaccaatttatatgttaaatttaggtattctaacatatgttattcaaatttatatgtgatattttattttttttatatattttgagaaatttaaagtatataataaattaataattttaaaaaataatttaataggtTATCCGAActcaaacccgcaaagatctgaaaataatttgaacaaaaatttagaaatatctgAATGGATCTGAAATCTTTGACTCcggaaacccgaaatccaaacaaatccgaaccgaacccgaatggaacCCGAAAGCCCACCCCtagtcactattatatatcatatatatgtcatcaaataattaatcgtattttatatgtaccatcatataagttatcatataattaatagtattttatatgtttcatcatataataataatatataatatttataaaatttagtgtaaaatataaaaaccataatttaagttggtatATGAAATTGggctttttattgtatttttcttatatatattgaaaacattattttaataatggttattggaaaatattttagtaaaaataaatttttgaatatatgtatattttaaatcaatttttgatataaatcaactttaaattattattttgatttgaaatatgtatataaagtttaaattttattttatgattattttacaCAAAAAAATGCTTGTAGGTAATTATATTAGTCAATTTacgtatattttaaattttgctcaaatagatagtttatcataatataatggacttccaatttttattattaacataagcttttttttttaatatactgttatccatgtttccaaacaatattatattttttatattactattaatgttttcaaacaaattttttttttaaactgctaTCTATATTTCCgaacaaattttattaagacTATTGTCCATGTTTCTAAACAATTCATTGTGTacttaagttttaataatacaGATAACCACAGGTTAAAAAGGTTTATTCATCCCCTCTGTACAAAAGGcataatctataatataatgagGTGGGCAGATTGCGAGCccgaatttatatattttttaaatgagtgGACTTTAATATTTGCTCTATGTTCTATTCTTTATTGGGCTTTGTGGTATTTGACCCGGTAAGCATCAAATATTGGATCTATGTTTTATTCTTCGGTGGGATTCGCAATAATTGGCCCTGTCATCGCCTAGGATTACGTTCTTCCCTTCGAGATTCTTCCTGGGACTGAAGTGCTCCCTACTCTCTGCCCAAGCCGCTGTCCCAGTCCTCCCCAACTCCTCCTTCGGCGATCTCTGTCTTGGCCGCTCTGCTCATATGATTGTTGGCTGCTCCTCCCCTTTGGATTCACATAGCATCAAGAAAAATGGTGAGTTCATTGGTATCACCTTTATGCTACTAGATGAAAAGGTACAGCGTCTCCCAAACATTAACTCTTGACTCCATCAAACAGACGTCTCCCAAAGCTCTTACAGAAAAGTCATATGCGTTTCCCAGTTGTCATTCAATTCAGCAAACCCTAGCTTTCTCACTCGGTGTgaaactttctctctctatctcttctgGCTAGattcctatctctctctctattggATTTTGCGCGGTGAACGAATCTGAGCAAGTCATTTTGGCTCAACAAATGGCTTTGGCATGATCTGAGGTTTCTGAGAAACGATTGTATAGGATTTTTTATGTCCATGTGTGCAGGACTGTTTTTAGCAACTTCCAAGGCACAACACTACAAAGATGGGTCAGGCTTTTTTCACCTGATAGTGGTATGGTTACACTCTAGCTTAATATTGTtatgtttttcgttttttatgtttgtttcacaTGCTCTGGGACCCACATGTAGCTTAGCCAAGTGACCATTTATAACTGCACTATTCATATTTGGATAAATGATACATCTCAGCTAACCGACAATATTCATTTCATTTCTGATTCATACTTTTATGAAGTGTGCGACTTAATTGTGTTTTGGTCTTTATTCTATTGTTACCGTAATTTGTGTTTCTAGACTTTTTGATAGGCTTTTTGTATTTGTTATAAGAGGAGATGTTGTTGAAGCCGTTGTGCCTCACATGGGTGAATCAATCAACGATGTAACCCTAGCAAACGATGGAACCCAATTTTCagctctatatatatttttcttagctTTATCATCTTGTCGTTTCTTTCCAGTGCATGTAGCGTATGtatctaataatattttattgttggTGCTCCTGATATTGTGTTTGCAGAACCTGGTGACAGAGTAGAGGCTGATGAGGCTATTGCACAAATTGAAACTGACAAGGTGTTAAAACAATTACTTGCTTTATCCTCTCTTATGTTCTTCCGTTTCGTTCCTGTACATATTTAATGTTTTTCAGGTTTCTGGTGTAGTTTTTATAACTTGGGTTTGATTCTTCTATGTATTTTAGGTGACAATAGATATTGCTAGCCCATGGTGTGATCCAAGAggtaaaatatttatgttgtttttagttcctATGGTTCTCCTCCTGTGGCTGTTTATATGCCTAAttgattttatcattttatgcaGCTTCTTGTCAAGCAAGGAGATACTGTAGAACCGGAAAGCAAGGTAGCTATACAAAATAGAGAGAAGCAGTAGAAGCAGAGACCTTGGAATATAAGAGGTGTAGTTAAACGGAGAAAAGGTAGATTAATATAAGAAAgaagagaatatatataaaaagttatgtTATGTATTTTGCTTGATGGCTTAATGTGGGCGTTAAGTAAGAAGAACAGTGAGATGAAGACGTATAACAAATGAGGGAAAATGGAGAATCATGCTCCATATTCGCTTTTTTCCCTATTATAAAAAATGGGAAACGACCATTTCATATCCAAAGTATCACAATATTCAATTCATACCCGGTTTATACTACCGTGCAAAAACATACATaaacttttgaaaatttcaacATACATGTTGTTTATCTTTTTGACAAAATTATACAGCGGTCACTACATCGCCACATCAGCTGTCACGTTATCTAATTTTGTTGACGTGGATGCTA
This Brassica napus cultivar Da-Ae chromosome C6, Da-Ae, whole genome shotgun sequence DNA region includes the following protein-coding sequences:
- the LOC106359561 gene encoding uncharacterized protein LOC106359561 codes for the protein MIVGCSSPLDSHSIKKNDVSQSSYRKVICVSQLSFNSANPSFLTRTVFSNFQGTTLQRWVRLFSPDSEPGDRVEADEAIAQIETDKVTIDIASPWCDPRASCQARRYCRTGKQGSYTK